Proteins from a genomic interval of Bombyx mori chromosome 8, ASM3026992v2:
- the LOC101740804 gene encoding protein flightless-1, with protein sequence MANTGLLPFVRGVDFTCNDFSDDKFPDAIRYMTGLQWLRLDKTNLCDIPEELGKLMKLENLSLKKNNLEKLFGELTELKCLRSLNVRHNKVKTSGIPAELFHLEELTTLDLSHNRLKEVPEGLEKAKSLLVLNLSHNRIETIPPTLFVQLTDLLFLDLSHNLLETLPPQTRRLANLQTLILNDNPLGVFQLRQLPSLQSLETLHMRNTQRTLANLPTSLETLSNLSDVDLSKNALTKIPDALYTLLSLKRLNLSDNEISELSAAMDTWQKLESLNLSRNNLTSLPASLCKLQNLRRLHVDDNKLDFEGIPSGIGKLGALEVFSAANNLLEMIPEGLCRCGALKKLNLSCNKLITLPDAVHLLSDLESLQLHGNPDLVMPPKPVERPRGAGLQYYNIDFSLQAQLQLAGAASAESTTTSSVKSDPIARKLRLRRGRPEPEQKDSALILRGMQEQANTQHGDNVLDQRHSELKPKRWDESLEKPPLDYSEFFDEDTGQTPGLQVWEIENFIPAPVDEVAHGKFFEGDCYIVLKTAVEEQGQLSWDIHFWIGSKATLDKGACAAMHAVNLRNLLGAKRTRRHEQGDESPEFMALFPTPPVYIQGSHTPSGFFTVDDPHYVTRLYRVHGAGNSIHLEPVAVRAASLDPRYVFVLDTGLIIYLWYGKKAKNTLKSKARLFAEKINKEERKNKAELIAEPPGKEPKSFWQILGHEEDVPFVPEEHVGEWSSRAVRLYRVELGMGYLELPQPGPAPLSRGALATRNVYILDAHLDVFVWFGKKSSRLVRAAAVKLAQELFNMVTRPPHALVTRLQEGTETQVFKTYFLGWDEIIAVDFTRTAESVARTGVDLASWAKQQETKADLSALFTPRQPAMTASEAKTLADEWNEDLEAMEAFVLEGRHFVRLPENELGVFYSCDCYVFLCRYVLCPDAEEESEGSNVDHETEDDGESATWVVYFWQGRRAPNMGWLTFTFGLERKFKQLCKRLEVVRTHQQQESLKFLSHFHRQFVLRDGKRNLKPEGRLPVELFELRSNGSALCTRLVQVKAEASQLNSAFCYILNVPLEGNGETSSAIVYAWIGSKSDPDSARLIEQMAEDKFNNPWVSLQVLTEGSEPDNFFWVALGGRKPYDTDADYLNYTRLFRCSNEKGYFTVSEKCTDFCQDDLADDDIMILDNGEQVFLWLGAKCSEVEIKLAYKSAQVYIQHMKTVQPDRPRKLFLTLKDKESRRFTKCFHGWGDHKRPPE encoded by the exons atGGCAAATACAGGCTTATTGCCGTTTGTGCGGGGAGTTGATTTCACGTGTAACGATTTCAGC GACGATAAATTTCCTGATGCTATTCGCTATATGACTGGATTGCAATGGTTGAGACTCGACAAGACAAACCTTTGTGATATACCTGAAGAACTAGGAAAGTTAATGAAATTG GAAAACCTTTCCTTGAAAAAGAACAATCTAGAAAAGTTATTTGGTGAACTCACAGAGTTAAAGTGTTTGAGATCTCTGAATGTCAGGCACAACAAGGTGAAGACTTCTGGGATCCCGGCTGAACTTTTCCATCTAGAAGAACTCACTACCTTAGATCTGTCACATAATAGGTTAAAGGAAGTCCCTGAGGGGTTGGAGAAAGCTAAATCTTTACTTGTATTGAACCTCAGCCATAACAg AATTGAAACAATCCCACCAACTTTATTTGTCCAACTAACTGACTTATTATTTCTGGATCTATCTCATAATCTTTTGGAGACCCTACCCCCTCAGACTAGAAGGTTGGCAAACCTGCAGACTTTGATACTCAATGATAATCCACTTGGAGTTTTCCAGTTgag GCAATTACCTTCACTTCAAAGTCTAGAGACACTGCATATGCGAAACACACAAAGAACTCTTGCCAATTTGCCGACATCATTGGAAACACTCTCAAATCTTTCCGATGTGGACTTATCAAAGAATGCATTAACGAAAATACCAGATGCCTTGTACACGTTGTTGAGTCTCAAAAGACTGAATCTTAGTGATAATGAAATCTCGGAATTGTCTGCAG CAATGGATACATGGCAGAAACTAGAGAGCTTAAATTTGTCAAGAAACAATCTGACATCACTTCCGGCGTCTTTATGTAAGCTGCAGAACTTAAGGAGGTTACATGTAGACGACAATAAACTTGACTTTGAAGGCATACCATCTGGAATTGGGAAACTTGGCGCTTTGGAAGTATTCTCAGCTGCTAATAATTTACTGGAGATGATACCGGAAGGATTGTGTAG ATGTGGCGCGCTAAAAAAGTTGAATCTGAGTTGCAATAAGCTGATCACTCTCCCCGACGCCGTTCACCTTCTAAGCGATCTGGAAAGTCTTCAGCTTCACGGAAACCCTGATCTCGTAATGCCTCCGAAGCCCGTCGAAAGACCAAGGGGAGCTGGCTTGCAGTATTACAACATTGACTTCTCGTTGCAAGCTCAGCTTCAACTGGCCGGGGCTGCGTCAGCTGAAAGCACAACAACCAGCA GCGTTAAGTCGGATCCGATAGCTCGCAAGCTCCGCCTACGTCGCGGCCGGCCCGAGCCCGAGCAGAAGGACTCGGCGCTGATCCTGCGCGGCATGCAGGAGCAAGCCAACACGCAGCACGGCGACAACGTGCTCGACCAACGACACAGCGAACTCAA ACCAAAACGCTGGGACGAAAGCTTAGAGAAGCCCCCGCTAGACTATTCGGAGTTCTTCGACGAAGACACGGGTCAAACTCCTGGACTACAGGTGTGGGAGATCGAGAACTTCATACCGGCTCCTGTTGATGAG GTCGCTCACGGGAAATTCTTCGAAGGTGATTGCTACATCGTGCTGAAGACAGCCGTGGAAGAGCAAGGACAGCTGTCATGGGACATACACTTTTGGATCGGATCCAAAGCTACT TTAGACAAGGGGGCCTGCGCCGCAATGCACGCCGTTAACCTACGCAACCTGCTGGGAGCCAAGCGCACGCGGCGCCACGAGCAGGGCGACGAGAGCCCCGAGTTCATGGCGCTGTTCCCCACCCCGCCGGTCTACATCCAGGGCAGCCACACTCCGTCAGGGTTCTTCACGGTCGACGACCCG CACTACGTAACGCGCTTGTACCGAGTCCACGGCGCCGGCAACAGCATCCACCTGGAGCCGGTCGCGGTGCGCGCCGCCTCGCTCGACCCGAGATACGTCTTCGTGCTCGACACCGGACTCATAATTTATCTCTG GTACGGTAAGAAAGCTAAGAACACCCTCAAGTCCAAAGCTCGTTTGTTTGCGGAGAAGATAAACAAAGAGGAGAGGAAGAACAAAGCGGAGCTGATCGCGGAACCGCCGGGGAAGGAACCCAAAAGTTTCTGGCAGATATTGGGGCACGAAGAGGATGTGCCTTTTGTACCCGAG GAGCACGTGGGCGAGTGGAGCAGCCGGGCGGTGCGGCTGTACCGCGTGGAGCTCGGCATGGGCTACCTCGAGCTGCCGCAGCCCGGGCCCGCGCCGCTGTCCCGGGGCGCGCTCGCCACTAGGAACGTTTACATCCTCGACGCGCACCTCGACGTCTTCGTCTG GTTCGGTAAGAAGTCCTCCCGGCTGGTGCGAGCAGCTGCGGTGAAGCTCGCGCAGGAGCTGTTCAACATGGTGACGCGGCCGCCGCACGCGCTCGTCACGCGTCTCCAAGAAGGGACCGAGACACAG gtGTTCAAAACGTATTTCCTGGGCTGGGACGAAATCATAGCGGTggacttcacgagaactgcagAGTCTGTGGCGAGGACCGGGGTAGACCTCGCCAGCTGGGCCAAACAACAGGAGACTAA GGCCGATCTATCAGCGCTGTTCACGCCGAGGCAGCCGGCGATGACGGCGTCAGAAGCGAAGACCCTCGCAGACGAGTGGAACGAAGACCTGGAAGCGATGGAGGCCTTCGTGCTGGAGGGACGCCACTTCGTCCGGTTGCCCGAGAACGAACTGGGGGTCTTCTACAGCTGTGATTGCTACGTGTTCCTCTGCAGATATGTCTTGTGTCCTGAT gCCGAGGAAGAGAGCGAGGGCTCCAACGTGGATCACGAGACGGAAGACGACGGTGAATCCGCCACCTGGGTCGTGTACTTCTGGCAGGGACGTAGGGCTCCCAACATGGGCTGGCTGACGTTCACCTTCGGTCTTGAGAGGAAGTTCAAGCAGCTCTGCAAGCGCCTTGAGGTCGTCCGGACGCACCAGCAGCAAGAGAGCCTCAAGTTCCTCTCGCACTTCCACAGGCAATTCGTGCTCAGAGACGGCAAGAGGAATCTTAAACCG GAGGGTCGTCTGCCCGTCGAGTTGTTCGAGCTGCGTAGTAACGGCTCCGCGCTCTGCACCAGGCTGGTCCAGGTCAAAGCGGAGGCGTCCCAACTGAACAGTGCCTTCTG cTACATTTTAAACGTACCGCTGGAAGGTAACGGGGAAACGTCGTCCGCCATCGTGTACGCGTGGATCGGGAGCAAAAGCGACCCCGACTCCGCGCGACTCATCGAGCAAATGGCCGAAGATAAGTTCAACAACCCGTGGGTCAGCCTACAG GTATTAACGGAGGGTAGCGAGCCAGATAATTTCTTCTGGGTGGCGCTCGGTGGCCGCAAGCCTTACGACACAGACGCGGACTATCTCAACTATACGAGACTGTTCCGGTGCTCAAACGAGAAAGGATACTTTACAGTCTCCGAGAAATGTACGGACTTCTGTCAG gatGATTtggctgatgatgatattatGATATTGGACAACGGAGAACAGGTCTTTCTGTGGCTTGGAGCAAAATGTTCTGAAGTGGAAATAAAGCTTGCATACAAATCTGCACAG GTGTATATACAACACATGAAAACCGTACAACCAGACCGTCCAAGGAAACTGTTTTTGACACTAAAAGACAAAGAGTCACGTCGGTTCACCAAGTGCTTCCATGGCTGGGGGGATCACAAGCGGCCTCCAGAATAA
- the LOC101740660 gene encoding essential MCU regulator, mitochondrial, whose translation MAIFRLTRLVAQSKTLTKHEPIIHLRTATTTPTGAILPEPQKQPFGLLCVVFAVVPGLLIGAAISKNIANFLEENELFVPSDDDDDDD comes from the coding sequence ATGGCGATTTTTAGACTAACTCGTCTTGTGGCACAGTCCAAGACTTTAACGAAACACGAACCGATTATACATCTAAGAACTGCAACTACTACTCCAACTGGTGCTATTTTACCCGAACCACAAAAACAACCTTTTGGTTTGCTGTGTGTTGTTTTTGCTGTCGTACCGGGCTTACTAATCGGAGCTGCTATTAGTAAAAACATAGCAAATTTCCTTGAAGAAAATGAACTCTTTGTACCATCGGACGATGACGATGATGACGACTAA